From Falco cherrug isolate bFalChe1 chromosome 4, bFalChe1.pri, whole genome shotgun sequence, one genomic window encodes:
- the SLC26A6 gene encoding solute carrier family 26 member 6, with amino-acid sequence MEGEMTLSHRAPCKVLSEADLEEVVQRKPPTEPSLRGCLHKTRCSASTAKSLLFRFLPFLHWLPRYPFKDWLLGDIASGFSVGIMHLPQGLAYALLAGLPPVTGLYSSFYPVFLYFFFGTSRHNSVGPFAVISVMIGSLTDSLLPSEKFLESVNGSNMTVNEAQRDAARVELVATITVLTGIFQVALGLLQFGFVVTYLSDPLVRGYTTAASVHVLVSQLKNVFGVSVGEHSGPLSMFMTFIEICQKLPETNVGTLVTAIIAMVAIFIVKELNHKLASKLPMPIPIELITIIISTGISYGVNLNAKFGISVVGNIPSGLKPPVAPNVSYFGQVVGNAFAIAVVGYAICISLGKIFALKHGYKVDSNQELIALGLCNFLGGFFQCFAISCSMSRSLVQESTGGNSQVAGVIASLVILVTILKVGELFRDLPKAILSAIIIINLKGMFKQFNDLCMLWKSNRVDLVVWIVTFVATLILNLDIGLAASVGFGLLTVIFRTQLPHYSILGRIADTDVYRDVAEYQTAQEISGVKIFRSSSTLYFANVELYAEALKKKSGINVDRLIEKKKKALKKLKKQQKKAEKEKAKWKKDTEDGHNGPDIAVIELSGAEGSTPPKPTLRTLGLPQPGLHAIILDFSPVSFVDTVSIKILKNIFRDFHEIEVDVFVAGCPVPVLDQLERGNFFSSAITKHCFFPSVHDAVVHISREQRGASVDLSTRM; translated from the exons ATGGAGGGGGAAATGACGCTGAGCCACCGGGCGCCCTGCAAGGTGCTGAGCGAGGCCGACCTGGAGGAGGTGGTGCAGCGGAAACCTCCCACTGAGCCCTCATTGCGTGGCTGTCTCCACAAGACCAG ATGTTCAGCCTCCACTGCCAAGTCCCTGCTCTTTCgcttcctgcccttcctgcacTGGCTGCCCCGCTACCCATTCAAGGACTGGCTCCTGGGTGACATTGCCTCGGGGTTCAGTGTGGGCATCATGCACCTGCCCCAGG GGCTTGCCTACGCGCTGCTGGCCGGGCTGCCACCTGTCACTGGTCTCTATTCCTCCTTTTACCCCGTCTTCCTCTACTTCTTCTTCGGGACGTCCAGGCACAACTCTGTGG gccCCTTCGCTGTCATCTCCGTCATGATCGGGAGCTTGACAGACTCTCTGCTGCCCAGCGAGAAATTCCTGGAATCTGTCAATGGCAGCAACATGACAGTCAATGAGGCACAGCGGGATGCTGCCAGGGTGGAGCTGGTGGCCACCATCACTGTCCTGACAGGCATCTTCCAG GTGGCCCTGGGCCTCCTGCAGTTTGGTTTCGTGGTGACCTACCTCTCAGACCCACTGGTGCGCGGCTACACCACTGCTGCCTCTGTGCATGTCCTCGTCTCCCAGCTCAAGAATGTCTTCGGGGTCTCTGTCGGGGAGCACTCAGGGCCGCTCTCAATGTTCATG ACCTTCATCGAGATCTGCCAGAAGCTGCCAGAGACCAACGTGGGCACCCTGGTGACAGCCATCATTGCCATGGTGGCCATCTTCATCGTGAAAGAGCTCAACCACAAGCTGGCTTCCAAGCTGCCCATGCCCATCCCCATCGAGCTTATCACG ATCATCATCTCCACTGGCATCTCCTACGGCGTCAACCTGAATGCCAAGTTTGGCATCTCTGTGGTGGGCAACATTCCCAGCGG GTTGAAGCCACCTGTGGCCCCTAATGTCAGCTACTTTGGGCAGGTGGTGGGCAATGCCTTCGCcattgctgtggtgggctatgcCATCTGCATCTCCCTGGGCAAGATCTTTGCCCTGAAGCACGGCTACAAAGTGGACAGCAACCAG gagcTGATTGCGCTGGGCCTCTGCAACTTCCTAGGTGGCTTCTTCCAGTGTTTTGCCATCAGCTGCTCCATGTCACGGAGCCTGGTACAGGAGAGCACAGGGGGCAATAGCCAG GTAGCTGGTGTCATCGCATCACTGGTCATCCTGGTGACCATCCTGAAGGTTGGAGAGCTCTTCCGGGACCTGCCCAAG GCTATCTTGTCTGCTATCATCATCATCAACCTCAAAGGCATGTTCAAGCAGTTCAATGACCTCTGCATGCTCTGGAAGTCCAACCGGGTGGACCTG GTGGTCTGGATTGTGACATTCGTGGCCACCCTCATACTGAACTTGGACATTGGCTTGGCGGCCTCAGTGGGTTTTGGGCTGCTCACTGTCATCTTCCGCACCCAGCT cccccactaCTCCATCCTGGGGCGCATCGCCGATACTGATGTCTACAGGGACGTGGCTGAATATCAGACG GCACAGGAGATCTCCGGTGTGAAGATTTTCCGTTCCTCCTCCACCCTCTATTTTGCCAACGTGGAGCTGTATGCTGAGGCCCTGAAGAAGAAG AGTGGCATCAACGTGGACCGCCTGAttgagaagaagaagaaggccctcaagaagctgaagaaacagcagaagaaagcagagaaggagaaGGCAAAGTGGAAAAAG GACACAGAGGATGGGCACAATGGTCCGGACATAGCAGTGATCGAGCTGAGTGGGGCAGAGGGTAGCACACCCCCCAAGCCCACCCTGCGtaccctggggctgccccagcctggcttgCACGCCATCATCTTGGACTTCAGCCCCGTCAGCTTTGTGGACACTGTCTCTATCAAGATCCTGAAGAAT ATCTTCAGGGATTTCCATGAGATAGAAGTGGACGTCTTTGTTGCCGGCTGCCCGG TGCCCGTCCTTGACCAGCTGGAGCGGGGCAACTTCTTCAGCTCAGCCATCACGAAGCACTGCTTCTTCCCCTCGGTGCATGACGCCGTGGTCCACATCAGCAGGGAGCAGCGCGGGGCCTCG GTGGACCTCAGCACCAGAATGTAG
- the LOC106631153 gene encoding cytochrome b-c1 complex subunit 1, mitochondrial, with protein sequence MAASSVCRAGCAAGRALLWGPRPSATLLTLTRKRGAATYAQTLQNIPETQVTTLDNGLRVASEESNQPTCTVGVWIGVGSRHEGEKNNGAGYFLEHLAFKGTKKRPGAAFEKEVESMGAHLNGYTSREQTAYYIKALSKDMPKVVELLADIVQNCALEESQIEKERGVILQELKEIDSNLTDVTFDYLHATAFQGTALARTVEGTTENIKHLTRADLASYIDTHFKAPRMVLAAAGGISHKELVDVARQHFSGVSFTYKEDAVPVLPRCRFTGSEIRARDDALPVAHIALAVEGPGWADPDNIVLNVANAIIGRYDRTFGGGKNQSSRLATLAVEHDLCHSFQTFNTSYSDTGLFGFHFVSDPLSIDDMLYCAQGEWMRLCTSTTESEVKRAKNYLRNAMVAQLDGTTPVCENIGSHLLNYGRRIPLEEWDARIAAVDARMVREICSKYIYDKCPAIAAVGPIEQLLDYNRIRSAMYWIRF encoded by the exons ATGGCGGCTTCCTCTGTGTGTCGGGCGGGGtgcgcggccgggcgggcccTGCTGTGGGGCCCTCGCCCCTCA gcaaCCTTATTGACTTTGACAAGGAAACGAGGTGCTGCCACTTATGCCCAGACACTCCAAAACATCCCCGAGACCCAAGTCACCACTCTAGACAATGGGCTCCGTGTAGCTTCAGAGGAGTCCAATCAGCCAACATGTACG GTAGGTGTGTGGATCGGGGTGGGGAGCCGCCATGAAGGTGAGAAGAACAATGGAGCTGGTTACTTCCTGGAACATCTGGCCTTTAAG ggCACAAAAAAGCGTCCTGGCGCTGCCTTTGAGAAGGAGGTGGAGAGTATGGGTGCTCACCTGAATGGGTACACCTCGCGTGAGCAGACTGCCTATTACATAAAAGCCTTGTCCAAGGACATGCCCAAAG TTGTGGAGCTTCTGGCTGACATTGTGCAGAACTGTGCGCTGGAGGAGTCTCAGATTGAGAAGGAGCGTGGTGTCATCCTTCAGGAGTTGAAAGAAATCGACAGCAACTTGACGGATGTTACCTTTGATTACCTTCATGCCACTGCTTTCCAGGGGACTGCACTGGCCCGCACTGTCGAGGGGACCACAGAGAACATTAA GCATCTGACTCGAGCAGATTTAGCTTCATATATTGATACTCACTTCAAGGCACCTCGTATGGTcttggcagctgctggag GTATTTCCCACAAAGAGCTGGTAGATGTAGCTAGGCAACACTTCAGTGGAGTATCTTTTACATACAAAGAGGATGCTGTGCCTGTCCTCCCACGCTGTCGCTTCACAGGGAGTGAG ATCCGTGCCAGAGATGATGCTCTGCCTGTTGCCCATATTGCTCTCGCTGTGGAGGGGCCAGGATGGGCTGATCCAGACAACATTGTCCTCAATGTGGCTAATGCTATCATTGGACGCTATGACCGCACTTTTGGAGGTGGTAAG AATCAGTCCAGCAGGCTGGCTACGCTTGCTGTGGAGCATGATCTCTGCCACAGTTTCCAGACGTTCAACACCTCTTACTCTGATACTGGCCTCTTCggtttccattttgtttccGATCCTCTGTCCATAGATGATATGCTATATTGTGCTCAGGGGGAGTG gATGCGTCTGTGCACTAGTACGACAGAGTCAGAGGTGAAGAGAGCCAAGAACTATCTCCGAAATGCCATGGTGGCTCAACTGGATG GTACTACACCGGTATGTGAGAATATTGGAAGCCATCTCTTAAACTACGGACGCCGTATCCCTCTGGAGGAGTGGGATGCCAGGATTGCT GCCGTCGACGCAAGAATGGTGAGAGAGATCTGCAGTAAATACATTTATGACAAATGCCCAGCAATTGCAGCAGTTG GTCCTATTGAACAGCTCTTGGATTACAACCGTATCCGCAGTGCCATGTACTGGATCCGTTTCTAG